One Sporomusaceae bacterium ACPt DNA window includes the following coding sequences:
- the hsdR_1 gene encoding Type I restriction enzyme R protein encodes MITYNIVAASNEATVVAEYNPEPYRATDYQSEAALEKDFIRQLCSQGYEYINVTSEAALIANLRRQLELLNHYTFSDNEWDRFFTQNIAGANEGIVEKTRKIQEDHVQILKCDDGSTKNIYLIDKKNIHNNRLQVLNQYEEAGGTRETRYDVTVLVNGLPLVHIELKGRVGSVRICSNIRHLQWNAYQVLLKYHPQSAHQGIGRQQQKQKDQPQL; translated from the coding sequence ATGATTACCTATAATATCGTGGCCGCTTCCAACGAAGCCACCGTTGTTGCCGAATATAACCCTGAGCCATATCGCGCCACAGACTATCAAAGCGAAGCGGCCCTGGAAAAGGATTTTATCCGTCAGCTTTGCTCTCAGGGATATGAATATATTAACGTCACAAGTGAAGCGGCTTTGATCGCTAACCTGCGTCGCCAGCTTGAATTACTCAATCACTATACATTTTCCGACAATGAATGGGACAGGTTTTTCACCCAGAATATTGCCGGGGCGAACGAGGGTATCGTGGAAAAAACCCGCAAGATCCAGGAAGACCATGTGCAGATTCTCAAATGTGACGATGGCAGCACCAAAAACATCTATCTCATTGATAAAAAGAATATTCATAACAACCGCCTGCAGGTGCTTAACCAATACGAAGAGGCAGGCGGCACTCGCGAAACACGCTATGATGTGACTGTGCTGGTAAACGGCTTGCCGCTTGTGCATATTGAACTCAAGGGCCGCGTCGGGTCTGTACGAATATGTTCAAATATTCGTCATCTCCAATGGAACGCATACCAAGTATTACTCAAATACCACCCGCAATCAGCACATCAAGGAATCGGGCGGCAGCAGCAAAAACAAAAAGACCAGCCACAGCTTTGA
- a CDS encoding IS256 family transposase ISPeth3 — protein sequence MNQILQAQATEQLRAERYERTDERQGYRNGVYPHRLATRVGTITLKVPRFRDGKFSTEMFARYQRSEQALVLTLMEMVVNGVSTRKVAQITEELCGSEFSKSTVSDLCKRLDPIVHAWNERPLKDQKYPFVMVDAMVIKVREEERVRSRGVMIAVGINAEGYREVLGIMLGDSESEASWSEFFSWLKWRGLCGVDLIISDHHGGLIRAIRQYFQGVTWQRCQTHFTRNILDATPKSLQPEILARVRAILAAPDRETAVMLLNETLAAYETKAPKAMAILEAGFDDAIAVLALPEKYRKRLRTTNGVERLNEEVRRRERVIRIFPNRASALRLIGALLMEIDDKWASGKKYLDMTDYWDWRERQTHIMDSKIVKIC from the coding sequence TTGAACCAGATTTTACAAGCACAAGCCACAGAACAATTGCGTGCTGAGCGCTACGAGCGTACAGACGAGCGGCAGGGTTATCGCAACGGAGTGTATCCCCATCGCCTTGCCACCCGTGTTGGCACGATCACCCTAAAAGTACCACGGTTTCGTGACGGTAAGTTCTCAACCGAGATGTTTGCCCGCTATCAACGTAGTGAGCAAGCATTAGTGCTGACTTTGATGGAAATGGTCGTAAACGGTGTGTCGACCCGTAAGGTGGCGCAAATCACAGAAGAACTTTGTGGCAGCGAGTTTTCCAAGTCGACCGTATCAGACCTTTGTAAGCGCCTAGATCCAATTGTGCACGCTTGGAATGAACGTCCATTAAAGGATCAAAAATACCCGTTTGTCATGGTAGATGCCATGGTCATTAAAGTCCGTGAAGAAGAACGTGTGCGTTCACGTGGCGTAATGATTGCCGTTGGCATAAATGCTGAGGGCTATCGGGAAGTCCTGGGGATTATGCTGGGCGACAGCGAGTCGGAAGCCAGTTGGAGTGAATTTTTCAGCTGGCTAAAGTGGCGGGGCTTGTGTGGCGTTGATCTGATTATATCGGACCATCACGGTGGGCTAATCCGTGCTATCCGCCAATACTTCCAAGGAGTCACCTGGCAGCGTTGCCAAACGCATTTTACACGCAACATCTTGGATGCGACGCCGAAGTCCTTGCAGCCGGAAATTCTTGCTCGGGTAAGAGCCATTTTGGCTGCGCCGGATAGAGAAACTGCAGTAATGCTTCTTAATGAAACGCTTGCCGCTTATGAAACAAAAGCGCCAAAGGCAATGGCTATACTAGAAGCCGGCTTTGACGATGCCATAGCCGTTTTAGCCTTGCCGGAAAAGTATCGTAAACGCTTGCGTACGACTAATGGGGTTGAACGTCTCAATGAAGAAGTTCGACGTCGCGAAAGAGTCATTCGGATTTTCCCGAACCGGGCTTCTGCTTTACGTTTGATTGGCGCTTTACTCATGGAAATCGATGACAAATGGGCAAGCGGCAAAAAGTACTTGGATATGACCGATTATTGGGATTGGCGTGAACGGCAAACTCATATCATGGACAGCAAAATTGTTAAAATATGTTAA
- the hsdR_2 gene encoding Type I restriction enzyme R protein, whose translation MRPYQIAATERILNRIEISTNYKKTGTVEAGGYIWHTTGSGKTLTSFKTAQLAASLPYIDKVLFVVDRKDLDYQTMKEYDRFEKGAANSNTSTKILQKQLEDPNAKIIITTIQKLDVFISKNKTHDVYKQHIVLIFDECHRSQFGKMHRKIVKAFKNYHIFGFTGTPIFAVNAGSGGDPLLRTTPQAFGDKLHTYTIIDAINDGNVLPFRIDYVNTVKEKDNINDSKVRAIDIEKAMSAPERIREVTSYILDHFDQKTKRNSFYSLKGQRVAGFNSIFAVASIPMAMKYYTEFKRQLAERKRNLTVATIFSFSTNEDDPEDALPDEGFETDKLDKTSRDFLEAAIADYNQTFNVNFDTSAEKFQNYYKDLSLRMKNREVDLLIVVNMFLTGFDATTLNTLWVDKNLKQHGLLQAFSRTNRILNSVKTFGNIICFRDLKQATDEAIALFGDKEAGGIVLLKTYNDYYNGYDEDGKHKPGYAELIATLQSQYPLGKAIIGEDAQKDFIRLFGAILRLKNILTAFDDFAGNEILSERNFQDYQSIYIDLYQDFTKGKNADKENINDDIVFEIELIKQIEVNIDYILMLVAKYHESNCTDKSILVAIDKAVSSSIELRSKKELIAKFIEQVNTSTQVDDDWRIFVAEQKEKDLSAIIEAEKLKPEETRKFVAGSFRDGTMKTTGTDIDKILPPVSRFSGGGRAAKKQSVIEKLMAFFEKYLGLV comes from the coding sequence ATGCGGCCTTATCAAATTGCGGCGACTGAGAGGATATTGAACCGCATAGAGATTTCAACCAATTACAAAAAAACCGGAACGGTAGAAGCAGGCGGATACATCTGGCACACCACAGGTTCAGGCAAAACACTGACCAGCTTTAAAACGGCACAGCTTGCCGCCTCACTTCCCTACATTGACAAGGTTCTGTTTGTCGTCGACCGCAAAGACCTGGACTACCAGACAATGAAAGAGTATGACCGCTTCGAAAAAGGCGCGGCGAACAGCAACACCTCCACCAAAATTCTGCAAAAACAGCTTGAAGACCCCAATGCCAAAATTATAATCACGACCATTCAAAAGCTGGACGTTTTCATTTCCAAAAATAAAACACATGACGTATACAAGCAGCATATAGTTTTGATTTTCGATGAGTGCCACCGTTCGCAATTCGGCAAGATGCACCGAAAAATCGTTAAAGCGTTTAAGAACTATCACATTTTCGGCTTTACAGGCACGCCGATTTTTGCCGTAAATGCCGGCAGCGGCGGTGATCCGCTTCTGCGCACAACCCCGCAGGCATTCGGCGACAAACTCCATACCTACACAATCATTGATGCCATTAATGACGGCAACGTATTGCCGTTCCGCATCGACTACGTTAATACAGTTAAGGAAAAGGATAATATAAACGATTCAAAGGTTCGTGCCATCGATATTGAAAAGGCCATGTCTGCGCCGGAGCGCATCCGTGAGGTAACAAGTTATATCCTTGACCACTTTGACCAAAAAACCAAGCGCAACAGCTTCTACTCCCTCAAAGGCCAACGTGTTGCCGGCTTTAACTCAATTTTTGCCGTGGCGTCCATCCCTATGGCGATGAAGTATTACACCGAGTTTAAACGGCAGCTAGCAGAACGCAAGCGAAACCTTACTGTTGCGACAATTTTCAGTTTCAGCACCAACGAAGATGACCCCGAGGACGCACTGCCGGACGAAGGCTTTGAAACAGACAAGCTGGATAAAACCTCCCGCGACTTCCTTGAGGCTGCCATTGCCGATTACAACCAGACATTTAACGTCAATTTCGACACGTCGGCGGAGAAATTTCAGAACTATTATAAAGACCTCTCTCTCCGTATGAAAAACCGTGAGGTCGATTTGCTTATTGTGGTCAACATGTTCCTGACCGGCTTTGATGCCACCACATTAAACACACTTTGGGTAGATAAGAACCTTAAGCAGCATGGACTTTTACAGGCATTTTCCAGGACCAACCGTATACTGAACTCCGTTAAGACCTTCGGCAACATCATCTGCTTCCGCGATCTGAAGCAGGCGACCGATGAAGCCATCGCTCTCTTTGGTGATAAAGAAGCAGGCGGCATCGTCCTCTTAAAAACTTATAATGACTACTATAATGGCTACGATGAGGACGGTAAGCATAAGCCGGGGTATGCGGAACTGATTGCGACTCTTCAGTCACAATACCCCTTAGGCAAGGCGATTATAGGCGAAGATGCACAGAAGGATTTTATCCGGCTTTTCGGTGCGATTTTGCGGCTTAAAAATATTCTTACGGCATTCGATGATTTTGCAGGCAATGAAATTCTGTCCGAGCGTAATTTTCAGGATTATCAAAGCATATATATCGATCTTTACCAGGATTTCACAAAGGGAAAGAATGCTGATAAAGAAAACATAAACGACGACATCGTGTTTGAAATTGAGCTCATCAAGCAGATAGAAGTAAATATTGATTATATTCTTATGCTTGTAGCGAAATATCATGAATCCAACTGCACCGATAAGAGTATTCTTGTGGCTATTGACAAAGCCGTCAGCTCCAGCATTGAGCTCCGCAGCAAGAAAGAGCTTATCGCCAAATTTATCGAACAAGTCAACACGTCCACACAAGTAGATGATGATTGGCGTATTTTTGTTGCCGAACAAAAAGAGAAAGATCTGTCGGCAATTATTGAAGCTGAAAAGCTAAAACCGGAAGAAACACGAAAGTTTGTGGCGGGTTCTTTCCGCGACGGTACAATGAAAACTACCGGCACAGACATTGACAAAATCCTGCCGCCCGTTTCACGTTTTTCCGGCGGCGGTCGGGCAGCTAAAAAACAGAGCGTCATAGAAAAACTTATGGCTTTCTTTGAGAAGTATCTTGGACTGGTATAA